GGCTGCCAGATCTCCGTCGCCTGCGACTTCCGCTTCGCCGAGCCGGGGGCGCGTTTCGGGATCACCCCGGCCAAGCTGGGCATCGTGTACGACTTCCGCTCCACGCACCAGCTCGTCTCGCTGATCGGGCCGGCGCACGCGCGGTACTTCCTGCTGTCCGGCCGACTGATCGACGCCGTTCGCGCCCGCGAGATCGGTCTGGTCAACGACACGTTCGACGACCTCGACACCGGGGTCGCGGACTTCGCCGCGACGCTGTGCTCGCGCTCGCAGACGTCGGTGCGCGGCATGAACCGGATCGTCGGCAAGATCCTCGACGGACAGTCCGAAAGCGACGCCGAGGTCGAGGAGATCCGGCTCGCCGCGATCCACGGCGCCGACTACGCGGAGGGCGTGGCCGCGTTCCTGAGCCGCCGCCCGCCGCGTTTCACCGCCCGCTAGGGGTGGTCAGCCGACCGACACCGCGGTGAACTTGACCTCCATGTTCGGCTTGCCGCCGCCCGGGCTCGGGTCGAAGCTGCCGTCGTGACCGGCCCGGGCGACCTTGTCCAGCACCTGGAGTCCGGCGTCGGAGATCGAGCCGAACACCGTGTAGGCCGGGCTCAGCTCGGCCGGGCCGTAGACCATGAAGAACTGGCTGCCGTTGGTGTTCGGCCCCGCGTTCGCCATCGCCAGCAGGCCGCGGCCGTACTTCAGTTCCGGGAACGTCTCGTCCGCGAAGGAGTACCCCGGGCCGCCGCTTCCGGTGCCGGTCGGGTCGCCGCACTGCAACATCATCAGGCTCGCGTCGGTGCCCAGGCGGGCGCACGAGGTGTCGGTGTAGTAGCCCTGCTGGGCCAGGCTGAGGAAGCTGTTCACCGTGCACGGCGCGAGGGCGCGGTCCAGCGTCAGCGGGATGTCGCCGGCGGTCGTCTTCAGCGTGACGTTCACCGTGCCGGTGGACGGGACGTTCTTGGTCTGCGGCGGCTTGTTCGGCTTGGCCGCCGGCTCGTTCGCCGTCGCCGGGTAGGAGCACTGCACCGGGTTCGGCAGCGGCGTGGGCCGCTGCGGCAGGGCGGCGCGCTGCGCCGGGATGTTCAGCGCCGAGGACGGTGCGGACGGCGACGTGGTCGGGGCGGCCGCGGCCGAACCGTTGTCGGTGCCCCGGGTTGCGAAGAACACCACCAGCCCGGCGACGACGACCACCGCGCCGACCGTCGCACCCACACCGACGATCTTCCGCCGTCGCGCGCGTTCCGCCCGGCGGGCC
The sequence above is a segment of the Amycolatopsis viridis genome. Coding sequences within it:
- a CDS encoding enoyl-CoA hydratase-related protein, with translation MAPGLEFARDGEVATLTFARPEKKNAISHDMWAAIPDVVGEVEADPGLKVLVLTGAGADFSAGADISEFGALRATADGAAAYDKVVEGAVTALAGMTKPTVAKIRGNCIGGGCQISVACDFRFAEPGARFGITPAKLGIVYDFRSTHQLVSLIGPAHARYFLLSGRLIDAVRAREIGLVNDTFDDLDTGVADFAATLCSRSQTSVRGMNRIVGKILDGQSESDAEVEEIRLAAIHGADYAEGVAAFLSRRPPRFTAR
- a CDS encoding peptidylprolyl isomerase; the encoded protein is MATNQQRREAAKRKLERQMARRAERARRRKIVGVGATVGAVVVVAGLVVFFATRGTDNGSAAAAPTTSPSAPSSALNIPAQRAALPQRPTPLPNPVQCSYPATANEPAAKPNKPPQTKNVPSTGTVNVTLKTTAGDIPLTLDRALAPCTVNSFLSLAQQGYYTDTSCARLGTDASLMMLQCGDPTGTGSGGPGYSFADETFPELKYGRGLLAMANAGPNTNGSQFFMVYGPAELSPAYTVFGSISDAGLQVLDKVARAGHDGSFDPSPGGGKPNMEVKFTAVSVG